The segment GGCCTGTTTTAGAGCTAGGGATTTAATTTCTCTAGTCATTGAAGAGTGTGGCTTAGTCCTATCCATAGTTGAGTTTAGAACtgttgattctttttgtgttatAGGAAGTCCTGAACGTGATCATATCCCTAATCCAAAGCATTCTAGGGAAGATGTTAGGAAAGTTTCTGAGCCAGTTCATGCCAGGAGAGAAAGTAGGCGGGAATCAGATGATCGCGGTCGTTATGGTAGAGGTGGTGTTGATTCACATAGACATGATAGGCACTCTAGGGATGATGATCACTACAGATCTAAGCGCGATGAGTATTATAGACATGAGAGGGATGCACCTAGATCGAGCCGTGATTCAAGGGGTGACCATAGGAGAGCGGAGACTGAACATAGCAGGTTGAGAAATGATTCAGACAGACATTCCCGTGATAGAGCGGCGTCTGGTAGGAGACACGCAGACTCCAGGGCGGAGGATAAAGAGAAGGATTATGTGAAAAGAGGTTCGCGCTGGACTTTTGGTGAATCCCGTGATGAGAAGGAACTTGAGGACCGTGAGATTAACAAGGAGAAGGATGTTCATCATGCCAAATCCCCAAGAGACCGTCCTGATGGTGCAACTGAGAACCGAGATACTCATTCCAAGAAACTGAAGGGGTTCGTTGCAGAGAAGTTTACCCATGGAAATACTAATGGTAAGacttttttgtttctcttgttTTCAAGTACTTTCGTATCTGTGTTTTGTAGCTCCATACTCTAAGTTATAGTAAATGCAGCAGAAGAGAAACACACGTCGAGGTTTAAGCCAGCCCTTGGTGCTGGGAATCAGGGTTTGTCATTGCAATCTCAGTCGAAAGATGCTGAGGTTTCTGGTGATGTCGATGCTGCAAAAGTTGCAGCTATGCAGGCTGCTGAATTAGGTACTCTTTGAAACTCAAGTCTTTTCTCTTGATCTCTCTGCAGCTAATGATTTCTCGCTTTTTTTTGTATACATATGATCTTACCATCTGAAAGATTTGAATGGACTCGCGCTTTTATCATGGAGTATATTGTTCCTGTTGATAGTCTAGTCGCGTCTGCTTTGCTTAGTTCATACCTAACTGTTTCCTTTTGTGGTGAATCCAGTGAATAAAAACCTTGTTGGAACGGGTTATCTGACCACAGATCAAAAGAAGAAGTTACTGTGGGGAAAGAAGAAAAGCACGGCTGCAGAAGAGGTATTCTATTGACTCTTGGATACATAAATCTACTTATAGTGAGATATAGACCCcttttttattgtatattttcctTCGAACCAGGCAGCTCATCGTTGGGATAGTGCACTAGTTGGTGACCGGGAACGACAAGAAAAGTTCAACAAACTTATGGTAAATCTCATCCATCCTTCctcaataaattattttctacaTCGCTAATGATCATCATCCAGAATAGCAAAGCTTAGTTCTCatattataaaaagttagtTGTGTATAAAGGAATACTAACACATTTTTCAGAGTCTGAGGTTGCGTTGGTGCATCATTGTAGGGTGTTAAAGGAAGTGTAGTAAACCAAGACCAGAACCCGAACGAAGTCCAAGTCGAGAAGCAGAACGAGTTGCAGAAGGATCTAGAGAAGCAGTATACCGCAGGATTAAGGAGGAGAGACGGACGTACGGTAGGGTTAGGTCTTTGAACCTGTTTGATAAATTATCCTCATACTGTTGTCTCCTTGTCTATCTAAGGACTCTTGTGCCATCTCCTTTTTGTACTCACTCTACTACTGCACATGTCAAAGCTCTTAATAACGGTGAACTCCATGTGTGTAAGAAAACCATGTTTGAGACCATTTGAGTTTGATTCCGACTTATGTAGAGAGTAGAGCGTAGTTATCTTTGTTAGGGTGAAAGCTCTCGAGCTATCTTTAGTTGAGATGAGTCTTTGCTACATAGGACTCGAGAGTCGTGAGTTCGAGGTACATTAATAAGTTACGAGATATACGATTTGATTAATGAagtttaaattgaaataatatttgaaCATTTGAATATCCT is part of the Raphanus sativus cultivar WK10039 chromosome 5, ASM80110v3, whole genome shotgun sequence genome and harbors:
- the LOC108859027 gene encoding uncharacterized protein LOC108859027 isoform X1, whose protein sequence is MDTELNSPPHDGGDSAAAFKKPSNDGSGRKYRRRALAGDGSSSSDGSPERDHIPNPKHSREDVRKVSEPVHARRESRRESDDRGRYGRGGVDSHRHDRHSRDDDHYRSKRDEYYRHERDAPRSSRDSRGDHRRAETEHSRLRNDSDRHSRDRAASGRRHADSRAEDKEKDYVKRGSRWTFGESRDEKELEDREINKEKDVHHAKSPRDRPDGATENRDTHSKKLKGFVAEKFTHGNTNAEEKHTSRFKPALGAGNQGLSLQSQSKDAEVSGDVDAAKVAAMQAAELVNKNLVGTGYLTTDQKKKLLWGKKKSTAAEEAAHRWDSALVGDRERQEKFNKLMGVKGSVVNQDQNPNEVQVEKQNELQKDLEKQYTAGLRRRDGRTVGLGL
- the LOC108859027 gene encoding uncharacterized protein LOC108859027 isoform X3, coding for MDTELNSPPHDGGDSAAAFKKPSNDGSGRKYRRRALAGDGSSSSDGSPERDHIPNPKHSREDVRKVSEPVHARRESRRESDDRGRYGRGGVDSHRHDRHSRDDDHYRSKRDEYYRHERDAPRSSRDSRGDHRRAETEHSRLRNDSDRHSRDRAASGRRHADSRAEDKEKDYVKRGSRWTFGESRDEKELEDREINKEKDVHHAKSPRDRPDGATENRDTHSKKLKGFVAEKFTHGNTNAEEKHTSRFKPALGAGNQGLSLQSQSKDAEVSGDVDAAKVAAMQAAELVNKNLVGTGYLTTDQKKKLLWGKKKSTAAEEAAHRWDSALVGDRERQEKFNKLMSLRLRWCIIVGC
- the LOC108859027 gene encoding uncharacterized protein LOC108859027 isoform X2 produces the protein MDTELNSPPHDGGDSAAAFKKPSNDGSGRKYRRRALAGDGSSSSDGSPERDHIPNPKHSREDVRKVSEPVHARRESRRESDDRGRYGRGGVDSHRHDRHSRDDDHYRSKRDEYYRHERDAPRSSRDSRGDHRRAETEHSRLRNDSDRHSRDRAASGRRHADSRAEDKEKDYVKRGSRWTFGESRDEKELEDREINKEKDVHHAKSPRDRPDGATENRDTHSKKLKGFVAEKFTHGNTNEEKHTSRFKPALGAGNQGLSLQSQSKDAEVSGDVDAAKVAAMQAAELVNKNLVGTGYLTTDQKKKLLWGKKKSTAAEEAAHRWDSALVGDRERQEKFNKLMGVKGSVVNQDQNPNEVQVEKQNELQKDLEKQYTAGLRRRDGRTVGLGL